From a single Porites lutea chromosome 10, jaPorLute2.1, whole genome shotgun sequence genomic region:
- the LOC140949945 gene encoding signal-induced proliferation-associated 1-like protein 1 codes for MAGSVTCFVCKSKLETFENVVSLWSAQSVNPPSNANGFVSEPWLCHHKCFTCSVCGSTLSDGENLQTYNVSSDKRLFCSRHYYCQNSDDERLIHALNNFKERSLALKTTWEKDDEGPESGLESNEGISRFNCSCSQPKFVQRVAGYEVECPIKDCPNRDSFIKNYKHRFKSFCDLGSSRLIGHASSVSPEGFYRDYFYGVKHWNYCVKEEHIGAILFTLKPESNPQSKGSFRIMVRSPYYLVFGLLSLSNHHGVVLSREEVVQFLSQQVGISSPMKLITVPSAPADILKMDNAFIKQAYKFGVIYMKENQQTEEELFGNEKHSRAFDDFLDLLGQRVRLRGFDKYRAGLDSNNDLTGTHSVYTKFANNEIMFHVSTLLPFEECDSQKLQRKRHIGNDIVCIIFMEATNTKFVPDCIKSSFLHSFIIVQVDVESNPNLYTASVVSRDSVMFYGPALSERHVFEKGKEFREWILKKLIQGEQACHRATGFAKLHARTRSLIMGGLLKSVEMNVTDGRNVSASSSISTFQELHMTVGQVSRDFSTDSRVSHNRADTVAFLVDKKCFIGVKSLMSGKSKVFHEMFSQERDSTSAVLPASKTSLSLAPTILKRTVSWRHNQVVQTGLRSGKVNLEKLRRSKSMNEVEDHYRRSVTLESITDLENKTIDENSRTSSQLLPQEVIIVNQFESDVFETLLEFLHCGTCDPESSLLPVLLSAAQYYEVEDLYQVCVENIKRD; via the exons ATGGCGGGAAGTGTGACTTGTTTTGTGTGTAAATCCAAATTGGAGACTTTCGAAAATGTGGTGAGCTTATGGTCGGCTCAAAGCGTTAATCCTCCTTCAAATGCAAATGGCTTTGTCTCTGAACCGTGGCTGTGTCATCACAAGTGTTTTACTTGCTCGGTATGCGGCTCGACGCTTAGCGATGGAGAAAATTTACAAACGTACAACGTTTCTAGTGATAAAAGATTATTCTGCTCAAGACACTACTACTGTCAGAATTCTGACGATGAGAGACTAATTCACGCACTGAACAACTTTAAAGAGAGAAGTCTTGCTTTGAAAACAACGTGGGAGAAAGATGACGAAGGTCCGGAGAGCGGCCTTGAAAGCAACGAGGGGATTTCTCGCTTCAACTGCAGTTGTAGTCAGCCGAAATTCGTACAGCGCGTAGCGGGATACGAGGTGGAATGCCCCATAAAGGACTGTCCTAACAGAGATTCATTTATAAAGAATTACAAGCATCGCTTTAAAAGCTTTTGCGATCTTGGTTCTTCAAGACTTATTGGTCATGCGAGTTCAGTTTCTCCGGAGGGATTTTATCGAGACTATTTTTATGGAGTAAAACATTGGAATTACTGTGTAAAGGAAGAGCATATTGGCGCAATCCTCTTTACTTTGAAACCTGAATCTAATCCTCAGTCAAAAGGCTCTTTCag gATCATGGTACGTTCGCCATACTACCTTGTCTTTGGACTTCTCTCACTATCAAATCACCATGGTGTTGTGTTGAGCCGAGAAGAAGTGGTTCAGTTCTTAAGCCAGCAAGTTGGTATCAGTTCGCCCATGAAGTTGATAACGGTTCCTTCAGCACCAGCAGATATTCTTAAAATGGACAAT GCATTTATCAAGCAAGCTTATAAATTTGGTGTGATTTACATGAAGGAAAATCAGCAAACCGAGGAAGAACTGTTTGGAAATGAAAAACACAGTAGAGCTTTTGACGATTTTCTTGATCTCCTGGGACAAAGGGTCAGGCTGCGAGGCTTTGATAAATATCGTGCAGGACTGGATAGCAACAACGACTTAACAGGAACTCACTCTGTTTACACTAAGTTTGCAAACAATGAAATCATGTTCCATGTATCAACGCTTCTTCCATTTGAGGAATGTGATTCTCAAAAG CTTCAAAGAAAGAGGCACATTGGTAATGACATTGTCTGCATCATCTTCATGGAAGCAACAAACACCAAGTTTGTGCCTGACTGCATAAAATCTAGCTTTCTTCACAGCTTTATTATTGTGCAAGTTGATGTGGAAAGCAATCCCAATCTTTATACA GCCTCAGTGGTTTCAAGAGATAGTGTGATGTTTTATGGTCCAGCTCTAAGTGAAAGGCATGTGTTTGAAAAG GGCAAAGAATTCAGAGAGTGGATTCTTAAGAAGCTGATTCAAGGTGAACAGGCTTGTCACAGGGCAACCGGCTTTGCCAAATTGCAT GCTCGCACCAGGTCGCTGATTATGGGGGGACTTCTGAAGTCTGTGGAGATGAATGTTACAGACGGAAGGAATGTTTCCGCAAGCTCTTCGATAAGCACATTTCAGGAACTCCACATGACAGTAGGCCAGGTATCCAGGGATTTTAGCACAGACAGCAGAGTGAGCCACAATAGGGCTGACACAGTTGCATTCCTTGTTG ACAAGAAGTGCTTTATTGGGGTGAAGTCTTTGATGTCAGGAAAAAGCAA AGTTTTTCACGAGATGTTTTCCCAAGAGCGTGACTCCACCAGCGCAGTCTTACCAGCGTCCAAGACCAGCCTATCGTTGGCACCCACCATATTAAAACGTACCGTTTCTTGGCGTCATAACCAAGTTGTGCAAACAGGCCTTCGCAGCGGGAAGGTTAACCTGGAGAAATTGCGTCGTAGCAAATCAATGAACGAGGTCGAAGATCATTACAGAAGAAGCGTCACCCTAGAATCCATCACTGATCTTGAGAACAAGACAATCGATGAGAATTCAAGAACATCATCGCAGCTGCTACCACAAGAG GTTATTATTGTGAATCAATTTGAAAGCGATGTATTTGAGACGCTACTGGAGTTTCTGCACTGTGGAACATGTGACCCAGAGTCAAGTCTCCTTCCCGTACTACTTTCCGCTGCTCAGTACTATGAGGTGGAGGACTTGTACCAAGTCTGCGTCGAGAACATAAAGAGAGATTGA